The genomic region AGACATAGTCAAACCGCAAGCTTGCCAAATGACTTCCTTTAGGTTGTTGGGTCAGCAGGTGCTCTAGGCATGCCTTAGTAGCTTAGGCCAAGACCATCATAAGACCATCAGGAGAAGGTGGTACAACCAATGCTTTGAGTCCCAAAAGAGAAGGAGCTTTCAATAAAGGTAGAAGAGCCAAGGAAGCCACAATGGGGAATGAGAAAGCTCTCCCCCGCCTCCTTTGCCCTCAACCCAaggttttttacttttctctcaatTTATATATACTCTTAAGTGTCACCATACCTAAGACTTGGCAAAAGTACTTATCATAAaattgtcttagtctgttcataataaaataccacagactgggtagtttataaacaacagaaatttatttttcacagttctggagggtgggaagtccaagatcaaggtgctagcacagtcaggttctggtgaggaccctctcttcctggttcatagttGGTGCCTTCTCAGTGTgttctcacatggtggaaggagcAAGGGATCTCTGTGGGGTCTTctttataagaacactaatctcattcataaGGGCTTCACCATAACCTAAGCACCTCTCAAAGGCTCCATCCCCTAATACTACCATATGAGCATCAGGATTTCAACACACAAATTTGggtggacacaaacattcagaccatagcaagaaatgaatacattaaccttcaaattttactttttaaaatctgctttcttcTCAAGTTGCTGGTATATCTCTGCCCCGTTTCCCCTTTTCATTGTCACACTTCTCAAGTTTTCTTTAGGGTTTTTGCTTTTGCCTCTCTCAAGAGACTGCTCTATCAGAGGTCAACAGTGAACACCCTAATTTCCCAGTTCAATGGCCAAAGATACTCATTAGTCCATTATTCTGGAGCCTGGCCAACATTAGGTTCTGAGAATACAAAAATTATCTAGTGCTGCCCCCAAGAACTCAATCTACTGAGAGAGATAGACACAAATGGGTATTCTTGACACCCTCTTTGTCTGGATTTTGACACACCAATGTTCTAGTTGTAGTCCTTCTTATTACCCTCTTCagatggtttctctttctctctctgtccagcCTTTGAATGTCAGCTTTCTcggatcttctttctttttcttaaacatttatttatttgagagagcgagcgagcagggggaggtgtagagggaaaagaagggggagagaatctctagtAGACTGCCTGCTGCATgtggaacccgatgtggggcttgatgcagggctcaatgccagTCTGAcgtggagctccatctcatgaccctgagatcatcacctgagctaaaactaagagtcagacgcttaactgactgagccacccaggggcccctctcctGGGCCTTCTTTCTCTTACTGTGTATTTTTTGACTGGGAAATCTCATCTGGTATAATTGCTTCAACTCCCATGTATGTGGGTGACTCTCACATGTGTATTGTTAGCTTACACATATCCTCTGATCTCCAGAATAACTGTTCAAGAGACAGCTCCTTAACAGAAATATGTCTACAACGAAGTTCAGCACAGTGATCTCAAATCTGCTTTTCCTCTGCTATCCTTGTTCTCTGTGAATGTAATTACTCTGCCCAATTGCCCAGGTAGAAAGCTGGTGTCATCCTGGATTCTTATTCTCTTTACCTTGTGTAATCACACACAATGTGTAGTCTGTTCTGTCTCCTCTAAAGCTGTCTGGTCTGTCAGCTTCTCTCCATCTTCCCTGCCTCTGGCCTCATCTAGTCTTCCATCAACTCCCTCTGGATTCCTTAACTAGCCTCCTAGTTGGTTTCCTTGCTTCTAGTCTTGCCTCTCTAACCCATCTTCCACTCTGATGCACGAATGATCTTTCTGAAATGTAAATCTGatcccttttctccccatttgaaaatccttcagtggctttcCCTGGTCTTCAGTATAAAAACTAAGCACTTTATCATGTCTTACAGGGCCCTTTGTAACCTGATCTTGCTTGGCTTTCCTGCTTCATTTCCTCCACTTCTTCCTCAAATACTAAATCCCAGCTGTACCAAATTACTTATTTGGAATTTCTCAACCACTCCATGTTGTTTCATAATTCAGTGCACTTATACCTGCAGATCTTGCTGCCTGTAATATCCTCCCAGCTGATTTCTCTCCCCCATGCTTAATGAatacctattcattctttaaaatttagccCTTGCATTGTTCCTCTGAAAAGTTCCACACTCACCTTTCTTGGTACTTGGTATGCCTGTGTGCATCACTTTCATAACTTATTTGTTTGAACTTGTTATACTTAACTATGTTATACTTATTTATGATCTTGTCCCTCCAATTGGCCTGTTGGGTCCCTTATTTTCTATATTCCCATAGTGCTTTGAATAGAGAAAGATTATGCTTCCTAAATGGATTCGATAATTATTTTAGTGATTCCTATGCACAAAGAAGACACTGTACTAGGTACTGTGTTGAATTTTGCAGGTTTTCTTGCCTCTCTTAGAGGCAATTTCTCAGTCTTCTTCATAGCTTCTGTATCCTGTCTGTCCCATAATGTCTGATCTCAGCCTCCTTTCCTTCTACGTATACACTCTGAGTCACCCCATCCATTTCCTTAGTTTTAATTGCCAACAACTCCCAAAATCTGTTCTCCCAGTGAAGAACTTTTGCCCAAGCTCCAGATGCTCTCAggcatctcaaactcagcacagacaaaaactaaactatttttccttctgggacaaaagaaaaagataaatgtaagaAAGATTCTGAGATCATATTaaggaaaagcaaatagaaattaAGTCAGAACAATGGCAGAAAGTTTTCAGTGATATCTTTAGGTACAGCTTTAgtattttgtatttctccttGAAGTGAATAGCAGTAAAACTTTAATGCTGTGCTTCTTGTGCTGGGCTACACAGTAGTGTGTCAAGGTATGTGTGAAGCCACAGCGTAAACAAGCTCAGCTTCCTAGAGCATCGACTTTGACAGAAAGCTTGTATGTGTGTACTTTACAATATTTGACTTGTAAGAATGAAAACCGTTTTTTTATATGAAACATATATTATGGGACAGAGTGTAAAATGTCAGAAAAGTTTAAACTTCTTTCCTCAAAATATAAGCACACAGACCATTTCTATTAAGGCGGCTCAAATTTAACTACCAAATTCATGTCCCAGGGTCAGAAGAGAGCTATAATATGCCCACGCATTTAAGGGCATAGAGAGGAAAAGCCTAAGGGTACAGACATTACCCAGCAGTGAACAATGGACAACCAGCATTGCAGGAAGTTCTTTTTCAGATGAAGTGGGAGGAAACCGGGGCAGGGAGGAATTACTGAGCCCAACCAAAATGCAGAGCTAGGCTGACAAACTTAGTACAACACACTGATTCAGTCAACAGACATTTATAGATGTCCATTTTGTCCCACATTCTCTATTGTGTGGCACCAGAGTAAATTAgatgtgtccccccacccccaaggagtTCACTATCTAGTAATGGGTGCTGAACAATGTAATTGTGCCATTGCTACAATGAAGGATGTtcagcatgaaactggaccatggGAAACATGCCTAGCATCGATTGGGGAAATTCAGAGAATACTTCACAAAAGATGCATCATTTCAAGCTTTTGGCTAAAACTTGGAAAATGTATAGGTGTCTTCTGCCTGTAGGTTGGCTAGAAATATTTCAGGAAGTTGGGATATGAAATGTGTGGGAAATGAATTAGACACACACATTCTTGACAGTCATCATGAGCATGTAAATCCCTGGAGAGCCCATTTCTTTAGTCTTGGTATACTCAGCAGTGTAGCTGAGCACTGTCACTGTATAGTACCATGTTTATTGGTTTTGTAAAGTTCAGCTAGAGTTGAATATGGACATGGCTTACTCCTCCTTACttaataaacatatattgagcacctaTGATGAATTTGGTCCTATGGTAGGAATAGAGTTATCCAGAAGATTGAGTCCTAGGTTCCTGGCTTTGGGAGCTCAGCTGAATGGAGTCAGTGAAGCAGACAAGCACTTGTAGGACAGTGTGATGAATGCTCTAATAGGCATATGCCCAGAGGACTGTAACTGCACTCAGGTGGGGACCTGGCCCTATTTGGAGGGTTGTGTGAAGTTTCAAGGTAGCCGCAAAAAAGTGATTTCTGAGGAGAGAATCGAATGATAAGTAAGAGGTAATGTGACGTAGGGCAAGATATACTAGAGGCAACCTCATGTACAAAGGTCTGATATGTTTAGAGAACAAGTAGTTTCCTATGAAGGGTGGCAGCAAATAATGGTGGAAGAGGCTGAGAGGTGGCTGTGCCAGGCCATAGTATGCCTTTCTGTCATGagaaaaatctggattttatACAGCAAAGGCAACGGTGAGTCACTGTAATAATGGTTCAGATCAATGTTTTTCAAAGAGCAGCTTGTAATCCATTAGTCAGTTGTAAAATTATTTTGGTGAATTGGgattggcatttaaaaaatagtaactagAAAAGAGTTGACAGTATTAGTGTGCATCATATTTGTTAAGGTAAATAATGTTTTGTGATGCTTTTGTTTCAATTACATATATGTGAATAGTGTTCTAATGTAAAGAATTTTTTGATCTGTGGGTTTTGAGAAACACTAGTCTAAAGGTTCAGTGGCACAAATTAATACCTCAGATTATTTTGTAGCAATTAACAGAAAACCCAGTGCAAGTGGGAATAATCACTAAAGATTATTACTATAGAGTTTCTTCTAGTTATTCTGACCTGACATTCTGTGTCATCTTCAAACTAAACCCCGTTCCCTATGGCTCTCAGAATAACATGCTATCTTATTCTTATCGTCAAGTAGACACCAGATTCTTATTGCTTCAAATTAGTTTAGGCCTGTCCATCCCTGAACCCATTAATGGCAAGGGGATAGAAATACTAGGACTCCCTTAGACTAATGAATGTTTGGGAACTAATTGCTGTAGCTGTAGGGAACTATGATGCAATGTGGCAAATTCAGTGCATTATGGAAATACTGTAGCAGGACCCAGGTTTACAAAGTAATGAATTTAGGTGTGGGGATGGTCAgaggagccacccagatgccaaaAGTCTGTGTATAAGTTGGGTAGATGAAAGGGGGAGAGTTCTCTGGGTGATAGAGACTGCACGAACAAAAGGTGATAAGGGGAGCTGTGTATAGGAAAAGTCAAAATAAGGACTTCCGCACTTCCTGAGCATAAAATTAGAGGCAGGGAAGTAAATGGAGTAGTGAACAGATGCCTAGTCACCAAGGGGATCATGGTAAGGAACCAGGATTCTTTCCCCGTAGGAAAGGAGGACGCACTGGAGATCATCAAGCAGAGAATTAAGACATGAGATTTCTATTACTTCATCTGCAGTGTGGAGGGAGGAAAGTTAGGAGGCTTTTGCAGTAATCCAGGATAGAGATGTCTTGGATTTCAGGCTAGGGAGAGGTGACTGCAGATTTGAGAAATgttatggaaagaaaaacaagacttgCTCATTTCACTGTAGAGTGAGTGTAAGTAAACAGTGCCTGGCTTTTGCAGTTGTCTCCTTTGGATATTGGGCTTATATTTTGTCACTGATTTATTGAGGCTGGagtaaatttgttattttttgaagAAGTGGACATAGCTGTCAACCTTGCCATAAAGAACCAGAACCCAAGACAGAGAACCTTTGGTACTCCAGTGTATCTGGGCCCCTCTTGCGGGGGGTTGGAATTTATTAAAGAGGTGCTTAGATGGATTTGAGGGCATTGTGCACTCAAGTGAAAAGTTACCATTTATAGGCCAGATTAGAAAACTGATACATTATTGTGTATTTCCCTTATGCTATCCCTGAGCCTCTAGTAAACATTTTAGGACTCATGTAGTCTTTTATGGGCCAAAATATTAAAGATGCAGTGTCCCATGAGGCCATTGTGGCAGGAGAAGTGGTTCTTTAGATTGTGAGCTCCTTAATGGCAAAGGTTGTTTCTTCTCATCTCTAGATCCTTAGTATCTAGCCTAGGGCCTGACATAGGCCAAACACTTGATAAAGATTGTATCCCTAGTGACTAAAATGATGCTAGATACTAGCAGATGCTTATTAAGCATTTAAGGAACTGTTGAAAGCCCCAAAGGGAGGTCTGTTTCTGGGGACTAAGAGGAAAAGCTATGAGAGTTGAGCCATAACCCACCTATGGTAATACTTAATagatgtagttttaattttaaagagtactttctcggggtgcctgggtggctcagtcagttatgaccccttcagctccggtcatgatcccagcatcctgggattgagccccgcactgggctccctgctctgcggggagcccgcttctccctctcctccctgcttgtactctctcgctgtctctcctctctctctctctcaaataaataaaatcttaaaaaaaaaaaaaagaaaaaaagaactttctctAGGAGTCAGGGATGACTCCCGAGATATCTAGCTGAGGTGAATGTTCATGCCAAGAGGACAGGAAGGGGGTGAATTTTGGGGAAGCATTCAGAATTGTAGgtttattgaataaatgcttTGAGTGTCTACTATATGTCACTCAAAATATGTCAGAAAGAACTTTCTGGCAATAGCGTGAAGGACAAATTAGAGGGAAAGAGATGGGAGAATTTTGTTGGGAGCAGATGAATCTTAAGACTCAAGCAGCTGCAGTGAAAGAGAACAGAATAGCTGTCCCTGAAGCTATTATCTACCTGCTAGACCAGTGACCCCTTCCACCCTCACCCTTACTTTCTGACAATGGTTGGGTTTAGCAGGCCAAATAAACTCTGAAGGTCCAGCCTAAGATAAAATCTCTTCTTTTCACTGTACTAGAGATATGGGAACTGTCAGGCCTTGGTGCCAAGTGTTCAGGCAGGGATGATAGTTCCAAGTCTTCCATGACTACTACCCTAGTCAAACCTCTGCGTCTGAGGCATGGGCAGCCTGGCTGGGCTAAGTCTGGCATCACAATAATTAGTGGATATCAAGGAACTTCCTACTTCTCATATGCTCTGGCCATTCTGAAGCCGGATTTCCCTTTTCTGAGTTCCCAGAGAAGCCCAGTtttgacaacaataaaaacatCCAGGACATTCCCAGCACATTTAACTTCCTAACCCTCCTCCCACCTCAACTCTCTCTTTATTACCacaccccccactcccactccaagAGGAAGGAGCTTATCCTTTACTGAATACTTCCACCCCCTTGGCCAGGAAGGTGGTACATCTGAGTTCTCAGATCCTCTCCTCTGAGGCCTATCTGGGGCTGAGGGGAGCACATGAGGGTAATGTGATCCTGCCTAGAAACAGAGGAATAGCTGTAGTGTTCCTTGAAGTTTCCTAAGGTACCAGATTATTATGGAAGATTCAATTCTAGATGTTCAGTCTCCTAGCCTGTCAGGAAGTAATCTTTCTCTAAGAAATCCCAGGGGCTCAGTCTCCATGCTAGATGTCAAAAATCAATCACCTTTGGAGGCCAGTTTGGAATTATAGGATAAAAGCCCCATGAAAACTggcattaagaaaaacaaaactgctaaCCAAACACAACCCAGAATGAGAGCCAGAAACATAAGCAGTGAATTTACTAACCCACGGAGACTGAACATTTGGATAGTTCTCATTCTCCAGAAATCCCAAgggcagaaaaaaaacaaacccatatacatacatatattcatacaaaGAATTTTATCTACTGCAAAGAGATGATTATCTGGCTCCCCAGAAGCTTCTTGTCTCCATTAAAACTGTCCATTAACAACTCTAGCTCCAGTTCTTCTTAGAGATTAAAAGAGCTCCAAAGGCCTGTGATCACGGGCATTGATGATCATGCCACACACCGTCTGGCTCCAGTTAAATCCCTGGTGTTTCAGCTGTGTGGGAGCTGTGGATGCTTGCTTTCTGGTCCTGCCGCAACCCTTGAAGCAGCTGGTTTAGAAGTGTAAGGTTGCTGTCTCTgcgaggcaggggcaggggtgggaggcagtTCCCTTTATACTCTATCACTGCCATCTTGGCCCGATCCTGCTTACTCCGATTTGGGATCTGCAGCATTCTCGTGTAGCCCCCATTCTGACCTTGGTACCGAGGGGCCAGTACTTGAAACAGCTTTGGGATCAAGTCTTTCTCCTAGAGGGGGAGAGTTATCCAGGTGAGAGAAGAATCAGGCACCACTGCGGAGACACATTTAACTTTCAGCACTTCCAAAAGTAGGGTCCAAACACATTCACGCAAAACTCTCCCATCCCCTAATGTGGTAGAGTCAAAGTTACACAGAAGGGTTACAGGCAATTGTGCAGGTTGATTCACCTAACATTCAACTAACTTAAGTCACACGTTTCTAATTTAGTTCACAACATTTGTCTGTAGGTGAGTGTCTTAGCTTAATTCTGCCCAGTTCCCCCTTTCTCTAACAACCCCCTCCCCAACAGGGAGCAAAAGATGAGATTTGGGAGGGAGATACGATGCACTCACCGTAAGCCAGAAGTCAGCCATGCGCATGGCTTGTTCGTTGGTGTCTCCCAGCTTCCCATAGTCGATGAGCTGAGGGGACATAACATCACTGATCCAACCCGAGTGAGAAAGGAGGCGCAATCTTACTTCTCTAATGTGGGACCGCAACCCATTCATTCCACCAGCAAAGCATCCCTCTAATTAGGCCACTCCTAACTCCGCAGCTCTAACCAGTCGTCCATTTGAGGGGCCGGAGGAAAGGGGTCAACTCAGGGTACTAGGGGATTCAGACTTTGGGCGGGGATTGCCACGGTATCCCACTTGTCCCCCAAGTCCAGCCGCATCTCAGGCCAGATGCTCTTGGAGGACAGAAGGATCCCGCCCCCAACTCACTCGCCTTGCGTGGCCCCGCCCCTCACCTTCTCGGCATAGCCCCTCATTTCGTCCACGCGCGCCCATGACGCTTCGATGCGTTCGTGTCGCACCAGGCCGGTAAGCAAGTTCCGCAACAGGTGGATGCGGGACTCCGGACCAAGGCCCAGACGGCGGAATACACGGCCATGGGAGATGGCGGCGGTGACGGACAGCCGCATATTTCCAACTTCTCTCCGCCCCTGTGAGGCCGGAACTGGAAACTCGAAGGGAGACGCCGAGGAGACGGCTTTGGGAGGACGCATGCGCCTTACCTAGGTGCGTGGTGGACGTGTTTGCGCATGAGTATCAGAGCCTGCCTCGTTGGCAACCTGGGGGAGGGCGGAGAAGAGGTGTTGGCTTCTTCCAGAGGAGGCCAGCGGGGCGGGCCTCGGGCACTCCTTGTCGCTCCGGGGAACCAGGCGCCCCCTAGTGTGGGACCAAGCGGTCGTCGAATTTCTCTTGGGCTGCGTCAGTCATCTTGTGGCCTCTAGGGCGACAGGAAGCGCCGCGGAGCCTGCTGGGAAAGTGAGTATCTGAGGGGAAGGCCCCCCCCCTTTCCGCGGAGGAGCCGAGGCGCTGTAGCCTGCGGCCCTGCCGCGTCGGAGCGGTGGCGAGCCCGCGTGTCTGACACCCTGAGCGTGTCTGTTTGTCACAAAATTATTTCCCGTAATAATGGGGAAATGAATAACAGTGATgctcagaaaagaaaagcagttaactgaacattttcttttgttgaagTACATATAGTAACCATCCCAGTTAGAAAGTACAGCAAAGGAAAAGTAATGGGTTAATACTTTTTAATTACAtccgtgtattttttttaaaaggtgagaaACATACCCATGCATTTGTGTTCATGTGCAGTAGCGTTCTAGTTTCTGTTTTTGAGTCTTAATGTCTGCAAATTGGCAGACACTTTGCAATCACTttgtcaaaattactccttgttgtgggttgaattgtgtctttcccctgccccacccccagaaagaTATGTTAAGCCCAAACCCCTCCCAACCTCCACCGCACTTCcatcagaatatgaccttatttggaaataggattatTGCAGTTGCAATTAAttattaagatgaggtcataccgGAGTAGAGTGGGCATCTAATCcaaatgactggtgtcctcaaaaaaaccaaaaacgaaaaaacaaaaaaaccacaagtGGAGAGACAAACACACAGAATGAAGACAACCATGTGAAGACTagggacacacagggagaatgccacgTGACCAAAAAGTCAGAGATCCCAGTTAGGCAGTTGGGAGCCAAGGATCGCCAAGGATTTCTGGCAGACACCTGAAGCTAAGAGAAAGACATCGAACGAAATTTTCCCTAGATCCTTGAAAGAATTCATGGCCCAGCTGTCacattgattttggacttccagccttcaggactatgagacaataaattgtAGAGCAGTGTATTAGTCTCCTAGGATTTTAGGAGACTAATAACATATTCATGTTCAGTAGATAGCACACTTAGATTTGTCACTCTGTCCTCGCTCATAGGTAACCAGAGAACACttcttgttaattttaattttgaaaaagtttctTTTGTCTGAAGTAGTTAGGAAAAGTCTTAAACATATGGATATGTTGGCATAGATTTATACAAATCCTGTTTCACAATAAATTCCGGAAATTATAATACTGTCTGTGTCTTATTTCTTTGGGATCAATTCTTGCAGTTTTCAGGATTTCCACAATTGAAAATTCATCATAAATTCCTAGTGGTAAAATCTTGTGAAGATTTTCTTCAGCTAAAGTCAAGAGGATAAACTGACACTGTGACATTATTTGATGCACTGCTTTAGAAGAAATGTCCACTTTGTGAAAACGTACAGCATCAAACATTGTCCTTAATTATTTTTGTCAATGAAAGCCATCATCTCTTGTCTCTTCTGGCAGTCCtcaaattttgattcttttttctgtcaATTTCCTTACATTTTGTTGTTGCATAGTTATATCTTCACAATTTCTGTGAGCTGGTATTCATGGGACAATTTTAAACCTTGGTGTTTTACTGTGTGTTGTTCAAGGCTTATTCTggtggtttgcagatatttttgtGTCTGATTAATCTCATCTGATACgttaccttaataaaaaaaataacttggaaaagaaaaatcttgtgcaactaaaattgtttattttaaatttactgttttaaaagtAGGGCTATGTTCTGCTAGAAAGGTTAGAGTCCAAAATGCACCAGAAGTGAATTTGGAAGATCATAAATTCTTATGAATTTACCATGAAAAGTAATGTATGTGGCTGAATTTGTGTAATTGATATTTCCTCAAATTTACTTTTCatgtagaataaaatatttgtagtGAATTAGTTTAAAAAGTGATAATTTGAAGCCTACATAGATATTATAACTCAGCAGTAAGCATAACAACTAGAATTTAGaccaaaaaaagatttttatgtgaGGGTTATTGTATCACTAACACTGTTTAGCATTGTTGTGTAAGGTGATAAAAATCAGGTTGACTTTTGgttagttttattacttttttttttaagattttatttatttatttgagagagcacgcgcatgggtggtggaggaatagggggagaagcagactccttgctgagcagggagccagacctggggcttgatcccaaggtcctggggttatgacctgaaccgaaggcagatgcttaacccactgagccacctaagtgcccctagctttattactattttaaaatcctttacaCATAGTTCACCTCCTTATGGTTTCAGAAGGGCAGATTGCTGCCACCTCCCCACCAGATACCAGATGGCTCTGAGTGTCCAGCTGAGCCTCCAAGGAAGGTACTCAGATGAATCTGAGTATTCTGGGTG from Zalophus californianus isolate mZalCal1 chromosome 11, mZalCal1.pri.v2, whole genome shotgun sequence harbors:
- the MRPL17 gene encoding 39S ribosomal protein L17, mitochondrial — protein: MRPPKAVSSASPFEFPVPASQGRREVGNMRLSVTAAISHGRVFRRLGLGPESRIHLLRNLLTGLVRHERIEASWARVDEMRGYAEKLIDYGKLGDTNEQAMRMADFWLTEKDLIPKLFQVLAPRYQGQNGGYTRMLQIPNRSKQDRAKMAVIEYKGNCLPPLPLPRRDSNLTLLNQLLQGLRQDQKASIHSSHTAETPGI